Proteins co-encoded in one Paracrocinitomix mangrovi genomic window:
- a CDS encoding CaiB/BaiF CoA transferase family protein yields the protein MTQSVISKLKVLELASVLAGPAVGMFFAERGAKVIKVENKKTHGDVTRGWKLKTEDTSAPLSAYYCSINWHKEPIHLDLLDDTDRVKLHQLIEEADIVVSNFKPGDADKFGVDFESLKKINPKIILGEITGFGSKNKRVAYDLVLQAETGFMFMNGNESSGPIKIPLAIIDILAAHQMKEGLLDALLNFQHDPKAYHVEVSLYDTAIASLSNQATNYLMANQIPQAMGSLHPNIAPYGEIFTTRDNKLVTLAVGSDKQFATLCEFIGLEINPHFEHNKDRVTNRKELDPILAEKMKLFNADELVNGLIQRNVPIAQIKNLKEVFELQTAKDLVLEEEMEGMHTRRVKSSVYIISN from the coding sequence ATGACGCAATCTGTTATTTCAAAGTTAAAAGTATTAGAACTGGCAAGTGTATTGGCCGGTCCAGCGGTTGGTATGTTCTTCGCAGAGCGTGGTGCAAAAGTGATCAAAGTTGAAAATAAAAAAACGCATGGTGATGTGACAAGAGGTTGGAAACTTAAAACTGAAGATACTTCGGCTCCGTTATCTGCATATTACTGTTCAATTAATTGGCATAAAGAACCTATTCATTTGGACCTTTTGGATGATACAGATCGTGTAAAATTGCATCAGCTTATTGAAGAAGCAGACATAGTTGTTTCTAACTTTAAACCAGGTGACGCGGATAAATTTGGTGTTGATTTTGAATCGTTAAAAAAAATCAATCCAAAAATTATTTTAGGTGAGATTACAGGATTTGGTAGCAAAAACAAGAGAGTAGCTTATGATTTAGTGCTACAAGCAGAAACGGGATTTATGTTTATGAATGGAAATGAATCTTCAGGCCCTATTAAGATTCCCTTAGCTATAATAGATATTCTAGCTGCGCATCAAATGAAAGAAGGACTGCTAGACGCTCTTTTAAACTTTCAACATGATCCAAAAGCTTATCACGTAGAAGTTTCATTATACGATACGGCAATAGCTTCTTTGTCTAATCAGGCAACTAATTATTTGATGGCAAATCAAATCCCTCAAGCAATGGGAAGCCTACATCCTAATATTGCTCCTTATGGAGAGATATTTACAACAAGAGATAATAAGTTGGTAACCTTAGCTGTGGGAAGCGACAAGCAATTTGCAACTTTGTGTGAATTTATAGGTCTTGAAATAAATCCGCATTTTGAGCATAATAAGGATAGAGTTACTAATCGAAAAGAACTTGATCCGATTTTAGCTGAAAAAATGAAGCTTTTTAATGCTGATGAACTAGTTAATGGACTAATACAAAGAAATGTTCCTATAGCTCAGATAAAAAACTTGAAAGAGGTATTTGAATTACAAACAGCCAAGGATTTAGTTTTGGAAGAAGAAATGGAAGGCATGCACACCCGAAGAGTTAAATCATCAGTTTATATTATTTCAAACTAA
- a CDS encoding helix-turn-helix transcriptional regulator: MSKIKNAQLRYRVIDRCLRNPYNPYPTKEDLRQACEEALFGSSEGVDICDSTIEKDMFAMRMDFDAPIKYSKKEKGYYYEDEQFSIDKIPLTEGDIDAIKFATNTLMQFREVGIFKQFGFAIDKIFDRVHISSNPLDDSIDNHVQFETQAATKGNDMLPDLLKAIKEKLIVKFNYTSFATGKTKEREVLPLLLKEYRNRWYLISYVRSKSKVITFGLDRMSDLIITEEYFKDDFDFNPDLFFKYSIGITANDSQPQKVELKIDKVGSKYLQSQPLHDSQTLIKEGKRRDTFQLEVLISEELKREILSYGSQMEVISPLELRNEIAIKVQEMVDIYG; the protein is encoded by the coding sequence ATGTCTAAGATCAAAAATGCGCAGTTAAGGTACAGGGTGATAGATAGATGTTTGCGAAATCCTTATAATCCATATCCTACCAAAGAAGATTTGCGTCAAGCATGTGAAGAAGCGCTTTTTGGCAGTAGCGAAGGGGTTGACATATGTGATTCAACAATTGAAAAGGATATGTTTGCTATGAGAATGGACTTTGATGCTCCTATTAAATACAGCAAAAAAGAGAAGGGTTATTATTATGAGGATGAACAATTTAGTATTGATAAAATCCCTTTAACAGAAGGGGATATTGATGCCATTAAGTTTGCTACCAACACTTTAATGCAATTTAGAGAAGTTGGAATTTTTAAGCAATTTGGTTTTGCAATTGATAAAATATTTGATCGCGTTCACATTTCCAGTAATCCTTTGGATGATTCAATTGATAATCACGTTCAATTTGAAACACAAGCTGCAACCAAAGGAAATGATATGTTGCCGGATTTACTAAAGGCAATTAAAGAAAAACTTATTGTAAAATTCAATTATACCAGTTTTGCTACAGGAAAAACTAAAGAAAGAGAGGTATTACCTCTTCTTTTAAAGGAATACAGAAATCGTTGGTATTTGATAAGTTATGTTAGGAGTAAATCTAAGGTTATCACTTTCGGTCTTGATAGAATGTCAGACTTAATAATAACTGAAGAATACTTTAAGGATGATTTTGACTTTAATCCGGATTTGTTTTTTAAGTATTCAATAGGAATAACTGCCAATGATAGTCAACCTCAAAAAGTAGAGCTTAAAATAGATAAAGTTGGGTCAAAGTACCTACAGTCTCAACCTTTACATGACAGTCAGACTTTAATCAAAGAAGGGAAACGTAGGGATACTTTTCAATTAGAAGTACTTATTTCAGAAGAATTAAAAAGAGAAATTCTTTCATATGGTTCTCAAATGGAGGTGATTAGTCCTTTAGAATTGCGAAATGAAATCGCCATTAAAGTACAAGAAATGGTAGATATATACGGATAA
- a CDS encoding OmpA family protein, translating into MKSLFIIISLLIGCVALSQDKDVPFDKKLFENQKDEFNDAIKEIKKGDYYFFDGTSGDLNLALKHYLAAHDFNPYSSVNNFRIGVCYLNGSHKFKALEYLKFAYKVNPEVDPNIKFYLAQAYQLAGEFDQAITLYQEFKDVVNPTDQAQRAFINKKIQECRTGVQLKKKPIRVWIDNLGDSINTEYPEFSPVISADNRVLFFTARRPDSKGGKIDKNGFHYEDVYSSSREYGGEWQLAQNLGDPVNTETHDATVGLAPDGKSLLTYKGINSKNGDVLITREKEDGGWEVPTSLGESINTKFHESSATLSFDEKTLFFVSDKPGGFGQHDIYVSYWDEEAEQWGEPENLGKTINTEFEEKGVFFHPDNKTLYFSSNGHNNIGGLDIFKTEFDRETGEWSKPENIGYPINTPDDDIYFVVTGNERYAYYSSFREDGFGEKDIYLITFLGEKKNALLADAKLMDTDFMEEETSDMVATNENNNNDNTNNNDNTNNNDNTNNNDNQNVKKERKIIFKGQVKDCESGQPIVASITITNKETGEKKEIKTNSNGTYEIIVSNAGDEFAFNATATGYTISSKSASTTKKDEESELEMNFELCKPVSGGSFTLRNIYFDFDKYGLRDKSVTDLNNLIKVMKENPTMVIELGGHTDSRGSDEYNQLLSENRAKIAKDYLIKHGISADRIQTKGYGESQPEITDEEIDKLDGRKAKNEAHQQNRRTVVTIIKK; encoded by the coding sequence ATGAAGAGTTTATTTATCATCATATCACTATTAATTGGATGTGTTGCTTTATCGCAAGACAAAGATGTTCCTTTTGACAAAAAATTATTCGAAAATCAAAAGGATGAATTCAATGATGCCATTAAAGAAATTAAAAAAGGAGATTATTACTTTTTTGATGGGACTTCAGGAGATTTAAATTTAGCACTGAAACATTATTTGGCTGCTCATGATTTTAATCCGTATTCATCAGTAAACAACTTCAGAATTGGGGTTTGTTATTTGAATGGAAGTCACAAATTTAAGGCCCTGGAATATCTGAAATTTGCTTACAAAGTAAATCCTGAAGTAGATCCAAACATCAAGTTTTATTTGGCTCAGGCTTACCAATTGGCCGGTGAATTTGATCAAGCCATAACATTGTATCAAGAATTTAAAGATGTAGTTAATCCTACAGATCAAGCTCAAAGAGCATTCATCAATAAAAAAATCCAAGAATGTAGAACCGGAGTTCAGCTTAAAAAGAAACCGATTCGTGTTTGGATTGACAATTTGGGAGATAGTATTAATACTGAATATCCTGAATTTTCTCCTGTTATCTCTGCAGATAATAGAGTGTTGTTTTTTACGGCAAGAAGACCTGATTCAAAAGGAGGGAAAATTGACAAAAATGGATTTCATTATGAAGATGTTTATTCTTCATCAAGAGAATATGGTGGAGAGTGGCAATTGGCTCAAAACTTAGGAGATCCTGTAAATACAGAAACGCATGATGCAACTGTTGGTTTAGCACCAGATGGTAAGTCATTACTTACTTATAAGGGAATCAACAGTAAAAATGGAGATGTATTGATAACAAGAGAAAAAGAAGATGGTGGATGGGAAGTACCTACTTCATTGGGAGAATCAATCAATACTAAATTCCACGAATCAAGTGCGACCTTATCATTTGATGAAAAGACTTTGTTCTTTGTCTCTGATAAACCGGGAGGATTTGGACAGCATGATATTTACGTTTCTTATTGGGATGAAGAAGCGGAACAATGGGGAGAACCAGAAAATTTAGGTAAAACTATCAATACAGAATTTGAAGAAAAAGGGGTTTTCTTTCACCCGGATAATAAAACACTTTATTTTTCATCAAATGGGCATAACAACATTGGAGGATTAGATATTTTCAAAACAGAATTCGATAGAGAAACAGGAGAATGGTCTAAACCTGAAAATATTGGTTACCCAATTAATACACCTGATGATGATATCTACTTTGTAGTTACAGGTAATGAAAGATATGCTTACTATTCTTCATTCCGTGAAGATGGATTTGGTGAAAAAGACATTTATTTGATTACTTTCTTGGGAGAGAAAAAGAATGCATTGTTAGCTGATGCCAAATTAATGGATACTGACTTTATGGAAGAAGAGACTTCTGACATGGTTGCCACTAACGAAAACAATAACAACGACAACACTAATAACAATGACAACACAAACAATAACGATAACACCAATAATAATGACAATCAAAATGTCAAAAAAGAGCGTAAAATAATCTTCAAAGGTCAGGTTAAGGATTGCGAATCAGGGCAACCTATTGTAGCTTCAATTACAATTACCAATAAGGAGACAGGAGAGAAAAAAGAAATTAAAACAAACAGCAACGGTACATACGAAATAATTGTTTCAAATGCCGGAGATGAATTTGCATTTAACGCAACGGCAACAGGTTATACTATTTCTTCAAAATCTGCTTCTACGACTAAAAAAGATGAAGAATCAGAACTTGAAATGAACTTTGAACTTTGCAAACCTGTTTCAGGTGGTTCATTTACCTTAAGAAACATTTACTTTGATTTTGATAAATATGGTTTAAGAGATAAATCAGTTACCGATCTGAACAACTTGATTAAGGTGATGAAAGAAAATCCAACCATGGTTATCGAGCTTGGTGGTCATACTGACTCAAGAGGATCAGATGAGTACAATCAGTTACTTTCTGAAAATAGAGCGAAAATTGCTAAAGACTACTTAATTAAACATGGAATTTCTGCTGATAGAATTCAAACTAAAGGTTATGGTGAATCTCAACCAGAAATAACAGATGAAGAAATTGATAAATTAGATGGTAGAAAGGCCAAAAATGAGGCACATCAGCAAAACAGAAGAACTGTTGTTACTATTATCAAAAAGTAA
- a CDS encoding glycoside hydrolase family 3 N-terminal domain-containing protein: MRALILGIILVTANQLKAQNYQLSDFFVYDATLAQKVDSVFNEMNDTSRVGQMIIPAAGRLGKSQEHLNNLIVKNYIGGILLLNGTKEGFTTMVNDFNSLNEQYGGLPMLYSADAEPSLIGYKIKNCTPVKKAHLMVDREEVKKFAASICNDLKDIGINYNYAPVVDMSPNEVISFRAFGNDPDTAQVWSKVFIDETQSHGIVATAKHFPGHGYVVGDTHKKLVYIDGEMREVHNYIPLIEGGVLSIMVAHIAIKNNEKYNTNDMPSSVSKNIVTDLLKNKMNFKGLVVTDAMNMGGVASIPNCELKAAQAGCDLILMPVNEEQALFDILGAVNSDAQFKQQVYASVKKIIRLKFCLGLM; this comes from the coding sequence ATGAGAGCATTAATTTTAGGAATCATCTTAGTTACAGCTAACCAGCTTAAGGCGCAGAACTATCAATTATCAGACTTTTTTGTTTATGATGCAACGCTGGCACAAAAGGTTGATAGTGTATTTAATGAAATGAATGATACTAGTAGAGTTGGACAAATGATCATTCCTGCAGCCGGAAGACTTGGTAAATCTCAAGAACACCTTAATAATTTAATTGTCAAAAATTATATTGGAGGAATCCTTCTACTAAATGGAACAAAAGAAGGTTTTACAACAATGGTAAATGATTTTAATAGTTTAAACGAACAATATGGAGGTTTACCTATGCTCTACTCTGCTGACGCAGAACCATCATTAATCGGATATAAAATCAAAAACTGTACTCCTGTTAAAAAGGCACACTTAATGGTGGATCGTGAAGAAGTAAAGAAATTTGCTGCATCAATTTGTAATGATCTTAAAGACATTGGAATCAATTACAATTATGCTCCGGTAGTAGACATGTCTCCAAATGAAGTAATTTCATTCAGAGCTTTTGGAAATGATCCTGACACAGCTCAAGTATGGTCAAAAGTGTTTATTGATGAAACTCAATCACATGGAATAGTAGCTACAGCTAAACATTTCCCTGGCCATGGTTATGTTGTAGGTGATACACACAAAAAACTCGTTTATATTGATGGGGAAATGAGAGAAGTTCACAATTACATCCCACTAATAGAAGGAGGTGTTCTTTCAATTATGGTGGCACATATCGCCATTAAAAACAATGAAAAATACAACACGAATGATATGCCATCATCTGTCTCAAAAAACATTGTAACTGACTTGTTAAAGAATAAAATGAACTTCAAAGGATTGGTAGTAACAGATGCTATGAATATGGGAGGTGTTGCTTCAATTCCTAATTGTGAACTAAAAGCCGCACAAGCCGGTTGTGATTTAATTTTAATGCCTGTTAATGAAGAACAAGCTCTATTCGATATTCTAGGAGCAGTTAATTCAGACGCGCAATTTAAACAACAAGTTTATGCCTCGGTTAAAAAGATTATCAGACTTAAATTTTGCCTTGGTTTAATGTAA
- a CDS encoding PKD domain-containing protein gives MNKILAILFVVAATFTTTAQTTDIVMNAGSNGTTVNTCLGGLYDSGGTGASAPYSNNESYVITICPDTPGDFITLQWTVFNLDCTDNVPGPGTDADNITVYDGDNTGAPTLGTYYCGQLTPGDIFGATPMNITGCLTIEFNSNANGTGDFNAQVSCETPCDPPTAIGEIVGGPMPDSIAVCIGEVVTFQDAGSTAGSSGLFTLQNWVWQWMDGTPNDTLNNPGQVTHVFNTPGQYVVQLQVIDDNDCVNMNATDIEVFVTTYPTFDPFPADTLICAGEQVDLNAYPDQYEVEWSGFPLGIWIDDNCMEDLTGIVQSTPMTITGYDSNISLNNGNPDILSLCVTMEHSFLGDFVLQVQCPTGQIMTLHQQGGGGTNLGIPGAGVIDCNNPSTFGTPYEYCFTSTATQTMVQAAQSVGTLPAGDYLPVDPQGFAALDGCPINGTWNILFTDLWGADDGSMPGWSINFDPALNPPVTVFTPQIGLGSDSSWWDMATPGIISSTADGNSITVAPTTAGSYVYTFHVVNSFGCEFDSSVTVEVYESAIADVLDTAVCGGQPIQLNAGSEVCQYTVNMIDTWGDGWNGGYLDIITSGGTSTFDIPFGSSGTGQFSVPVGEFWTAQFFSGGWPWECEFTILDPGGGVVYQSGQSGATPSTALQQFQADCPGNEVYEPLPGYVYSWTPAGSLNDPNIPAPIASPSSTTTYTLTMYPIGHPDCAQTDLVTINMGGGLDTGTDSTALLCFEGPAVDLFGWLGGTPQFGGSWFDPNGGAVTMPITPATALAGSYEYRKDSNGCTSSSFIDLQIIQVSGTSIVTDSDCQACNGQIQVTPANGFSPYTYSIDNGATFQAADTFTSLCGGAAPGVDYDIIIQDSLGCMDTITDAVEDINMPTLNPVVYSDASCFGVCDGSVTLSGTNLASYSIDGGTTTQATGNFTGLCPGVYDVIVDNGSGCSVTDQFTVVEPPEIEITSISPDVDICPGETVTANVTGINGIGNVEYTWETGGTVIGTGSTIDIVTTGNMVICVTMSDDCPNTDNECFNINEPPPVTPMITSDVTDGCVPQTITFSNISNGSIATSIWTFSNGTTMTVNGASDVSVLFEQAGTYDVGLEITTTAGCVYDTTFYSYITTYPIPDANFIFQPNPTTIYDTEVTFSDYSSSDVISWFWEFGAGVLPGTSTVENPTAVYPEGVANDYPVELTVENQYGCQDSMLSVVSIINDVVIYAPNIFTPDGDEYNEGWRVYISGIDIYDFHLTLFNRWGEIVWESYNPVATWYGHYGDVGLVPDGTYVWVIDAKDTYTDKKYQFRGHVTVLK, from the coding sequence ATGAATAAAATTCTCGCAATATTATTTGTAGTTGCGGCTACTTTTACTACTACTGCGCAAACTACGGATATTGTAATGAACGCAGGTTCAAATGGTACAACCGTCAATACATGTTTAGGAGGTTTGTACGACTCTGGAGGGACTGGTGCGAGTGCACCATATTCAAACAATGAAAGTTATGTAATTACAATCTGCCCGGACACCCCTGGTGATTTTATTACATTACAATGGACAGTTTTTAATTTAGATTGTACAGATAACGTTCCTGGACCTGGTACAGATGCAGATAATATCACTGTTTATGATGGTGACAATACAGGGGCGCCAACACTTGGAACTTATTACTGTGGACAGTTGACTCCTGGAGATATATTTGGTGCAACTCCAATGAATATTACCGGATGTTTAACAATTGAATTTAATTCAAATGCCAACGGAACAGGAGATTTTAATGCTCAGGTTTCTTGTGAAACGCCATGTGATCCTCCTACTGCAATAGGAGAGATTGTTGGAGGGCCTATGCCGGATTCAATCGCAGTATGTATTGGTGAAGTAGTTACTTTTCAAGATGCTGGGTCAACAGCTGGAAGTTCAGGTTTGTTTACTTTACAAAACTGGGTTTGGCAGTGGATGGATGGAACTCCAAATGATACTTTGAACAATCCTGGACAGGTTACTCACGTTTTCAATACTCCTGGACAGTATGTAGTACAATTACAGGTTATTGATGATAACGATTGCGTCAATATGAACGCAACTGATATTGAAGTATTTGTCACGACCTATCCCACATTCGACCCTTTTCCGGCCGATACACTAATATGTGCTGGAGAACAGGTGGATCTAAATGCATATCCAGATCAATATGAAGTAGAATGGTCAGGGTTCCCATTAGGTATTTGGATAGATGACAACTGTATGGAAGATTTAACAGGAATTGTACAGTCAACTCCTATGACCATAACCGGATATGATAGTAACATATCTCTTAATAATGGAAATCCAGATATTCTTTCATTGTGTGTAACAATGGAACACTCATTTTTAGGGGACTTTGTTTTACAAGTTCAATGTCCAACAGGTCAAATTATGACATTACACCAACAAGGTGGAGGTGGAACTAATTTAGGTATACCGGGTGCAGGTGTTATTGATTGTAACAACCCTTCAACTTTTGGTACACCTTATGAATATTGTTTTACTTCAACAGCTACCCAAACTATGGTTCAAGCTGCACAAAGCGTTGGTACATTGCCTGCCGGAGATTATCTTCCTGTAGACCCTCAAGGTTTTGCAGCCTTAGATGGATGTCCAATAAATGGAACATGGAACATTCTTTTTACAGATTTATGGGGTGCGGATGATGGTTCAATGCCTGGATGGTCAATTAATTTTGATCCTGCATTAAATCCTCCTGTAACAGTATTTACTCCTCAAATTGGTTTAGGATCAGATAGTTCATGGTGGGACATGGCTACTCCTGGGATAATTTCAAGTACCGCAGATGGAAATAGCATTACAGTAGCTCCAACAACTGCCGGATCTTATGTATATACATTTCATGTGGTGAACAGTTTTGGATGTGAATTTGATTCTTCAGTTACTGTAGAAGTTTATGAATCTGCAATTGCAGATGTATTGGATACAGCAGTTTGTGGAGGTCAGCCAATTCAATTGAATGCCGGTTCTGAGGTATGTCAATATACTGTTAACATGATTGATACCTGGGGAGATGGATGGAATGGAGGATATCTTGATATAATCACTTCAGGAGGTACGTCTACATTTGACATTCCTTTTGGTTCATCAGGAACAGGACAATTCAGTGTGCCGGTAGGCGAATTTTGGACCGCACAATTCTTTTCAGGAGGATGGCCTTGGGAATGTGAATTCACAATTTTAGATCCAGGTGGAGGAGTAGTATATCAGAGTGGACAATCTGGTGCAACACCTTCAACAGCTCTTCAACAATTCCAGGCAGACTGTCCGGGTAACGAAGTTTATGAGCCACTTCCAGGTTATGTATATTCTTGGACTCCGGCAGGATCCTTGAATGATCCAAACATTCCTGCGCCAATTGCCAGTCCTTCTTCAACAACTACTTATACATTGACTATGTATCCAATTGGACACCCTGATTGTGCTCAAACAGATTTAGTAACAATCAACATGGGTGGTGGACTTGATACCGGAACTGACAGTACAGCATTATTATGTTTTGAAGGCCCTGCAGTAGACTTATTTGGTTGGTTAGGAGGTACTCCTCAATTTGGTGGGTCTTGGTTTGATCCTAATGGAGGTGCAGTTACAATGCCGATTACACCAGCAACAGCATTAGCAGGTTCATATGAATATAGAAAGGATAGTAATGGTTGTACTTCATCATCTTTTATTGATCTTCAAATTATTCAAGTTTCAGGAACATCAATTGTTACTGATTCAGATTGCCAGGCGTGTAATGGTCAAATTCAAGTGACTCCTGCAAATGGATTCTCTCCTTATACATATAGTATAGACAATGGAGCAACCTTTCAGGCAGCTGATACATTTACTTCACTTTGTGGAGGTGCAGCTCCAGGTGTAGACTATGATATCATCATTCAGGATTCATTGGGATGTATGGATACAATTACAGATGCAGTAGAAGATATTAATATGCCAACGCTAAATCCTGTTGTTTATTCAGATGCTTCATGTTTTGGAGTTTGTGATGGTTCAGTTACATTGAGCGGAACTAATCTTGCCTCTTATTCAATAGACGGGGGAACTACAACACAAGCTACAGGTAACTTTACAGGATTATGTCCTGGAGTTTATGATGTGATTGTTGACAATGGTTCTGGATGTTCAGTTACGGATCAATTTACAGTAGTTGAACCACCTGAAATTGAAATTACTTCCATTTCACCTGATGTAGATATTTGCCCTGGAGAAACTGTAACTGCAAACGTTACAGGAATTAACGGGATTGGTAATGTTGAGTACACTTGGGAGACAGGAGGAACAGTTATTGGAACTGGATCAACAATTGATATTGTAACAACAGGTAATATGGTAATTTGTGTTACTATGTCTGATGATTGTCCTAATACGGATAACGAGTGCTTTAACATTAATGAACCACCTCCGGTAACACCAATGATTACTTCAGATGTTACAGATGGATGTGTGCCTCAAACTATTACGTTCTCAAATATTTCAAACGGATCAATTGCTACTTCTATTTGGACATTCTCAAATGGAACAACAATGACAGTGAATGGTGCTTCAGATGTTTCAGTATTGTTTGAGCAAGCAGGAACATATGATGTTGGATTAGAGATTACAACAACTGCAGGGTGCGTATATGATACAACATTCTACAGTTATATTACTACATATCCAATTCCGGATGCGAACTTCATTTTCCAACCTAACCCTACTACAATTTATGATACAGAGGTAACTTTTTCAGATTACAGTTCTTCTGATGTAATTAGTTGGTTCTGGGAGTTTGGAGCAGGTGTGTTGCCTGGAACTTCAACAGTGGAAAACCCAACTGCAGTATATCCTGAAGGTGTGGCTAATGATTATCCTGTTGAGTTGACAGTTGAAAATCAATATGGATGTCAGGATTCTATGTTGTCAGTAGTTTCAATAATTAATGATGTTGTAATCTACGCTCCTAATATTTTTACTCCTGATGGTGATGAGTACAATGAAGGGTGGAGAGTATATATTTCTGGAATCGATATTTATGATTTCCATTTGACATTGTTCAACCGTTGGGGAGAAATAGTTTGGGAATCTTATAATCCAGTTGCTACCTGGTATGGACATTATGGAGATGTTGGATTGGTGCCGGATGGAACTTATGTATGGGTGATAGATGCAAAAGACACTTACACCGACAAGAAGTATCAGTTCAGGGGACACGTCACCGTACTGAAATAA
- a CDS encoding C40 family peptidase, translating to MKALIIAISFLTTFSSFGFESDTTITPRNISEKEKCLRDSIIDYAKVHLGTPYIWGGTSTDGFDCTGFIYYVFKNFGIKVSRASSGYENFGDKVSLLSAVPGDIMLFTGTDATKRKVGHAGIVIKNEGGMVDFIHSSSSKKHFGVTITRYNASGYVKRFLRVINIF from the coding sequence ATGAAGGCATTAATAATAGCAATATCTTTTTTGACCACTTTCTCTTCCTTTGGGTTTGAGTCAGATACTACTATTACTCCTAGAAATATTTCAGAAAAAGAGAAATGTTTAAGGGACAGTATTATAGACTACGCCAAAGTCCACTTGGGCACTCCATATATTTGGGGGGGGACTTCAACTGATGGCTTTGACTGCACCGGTTTTATTTATTACGTATTTAAAAACTTTGGTATTAAAGTTTCAAGAGCTTCATCCGGCTATGAAAATTTTGGAGATAAGGTTTCGCTACTATCAGCTGTTCCTGGTGACATCATGCTTTTTACTGGGACTGATGCTACAAAAAGAAAAGTTGGCCATGCCGGAATTGTGATTAAAAATGAAGGAGGGATGGTTGACTTCATTCACAGTTCTTCTTCTAAAAAACACTTTGGAGTAACCATTACAAGATATAATGCTAGTGGTTATGTCAAAAGATTTTTACGCGTAATAAACATATTCTAA
- the fsa gene encoding fructose-6-phosphate aldolase, with protein MKFFIDTANLDEIREANDLGILDGVTTNPSLMAKEGITGKDNILKHYVDICNIVDGDVSAEVISTDFEGIIKEGEHLAGLHKNIVVKVPMIKDGIKAIKYFSDKGIKTNCTLVFSPGQAILAAKAGATYLSPFIGRLDDISSDGLALIAEIREIYDNYMFETEILAASVRHTMHVIDCAKIGADVMTGPLSSITGLLNHPLTDIGLEKFLADYAKGNS; from the coding sequence ATGAAATTTTTTATTGATACAGCCAATTTGGACGAAATTAGAGAAGCAAATGATCTAGGTATTCTAGATGGTGTTACTACTAATCCATCTTTGATGGCAAAAGAAGGAATTACAGGTAAGGACAATATCCTAAAACACTATGTTGATATCTGTAATATTGTTGATGGAGATGTTAGTGCTGAAGTAATTTCGACTGATTTTGAAGGAATCATTAAAGAAGGAGAACATTTAGCTGGACTTCATAAAAATATTGTGGTGAAAGTTCCTATGATTAAAGACGGAATTAAAGCCATTAAATATTTTTCAGATAAGGGAATTAAAACTAACTGTACGTTAGTATTTAGTCCAGGTCAGGCTATACTTGCTGCAAAAGCAGGTGCTACTTATTTGTCACCATTTATTGGAAGGTTAGATGATATCTCATCAGATGGATTGGCATTAATTGCAGAAATTAGAGAGATTTACGATAATTATATGTTTGAAACGGAAATTTTAGCTGCTTCAGTAAGACATACAATGCATGTAATTGATTGTGCTAAAATAGGAGCAGATGTTATGACAGGTCCTTTAAGTTCAATTACAGGACTTTTAAATCATCCTTTAACTGATATTGGTTTAGAGAAATTCCTGGCGGATTACGCAAAAGGGAATTCATAA